The region ATAGGTCTTCGTGAAAAAACCAAGATTCGGACGAATGCGAATTTCCGCTTCGTCTTCGTCCCTGGCAATCGCTTCGTGGACTGTCTTGTCTGGGACAACTTCGTTTGCCTTGCGGCGTCCATACCAACGAGCGGCAACGACGGGGATGAAGAAGTGGTCGACCAGCACACTACCTAACAGCGAGACGCTCACCACCTCGGGCATAACCCGCATGAAGTCGCCCATGATGCCAGGCACCAACAGCATCGGCAGGAACGCCGCGACCGTCGTCAGGTCGGCCATAATGACCGGAGTTCCGACTTCTTCGATACCTATTTTTGCGGCGTCGACAGGGTCTTCACCTCGTTCGATGTGACGGTGAATATTCTCCGCAACAATGATCGCTCCGTCGACAACCATCCCCAGCACAAGGATGAATGCGAAGATCACCATGTTCGAGACCGGGATACCCAGCGCATACAGCGCGATCAAACCCACCGCCGAACTGAGCGGGATGGCGGTCAAAACCAAAAAGGAAATTCGCAGACCCATCGTCCACGCAAGGATCACCAGCACCAGCATCGCGCCGAACACAAAGCTAGACCCCAACACACGGAACATAATTGAAATTTCCGCGGACGTATCACGAGTGACTCGAAAGCTGATGTTCGGGTACTGCGGGCGAAGTTCGGCAATTTTCTCTTTCACCGAGATCGCCGCGGCAAGCGTATTGATGTCGGCTTCTTTGTTGACGATAATCGTGGCGCACGATTCACCGTTCAGAAGTGCCACGTTCTTCAATCGCCGGTAGGTGTCTTCGATCGTCGCGACATCGCCGATCTTGATGATTTTGCCGTCGACGGTGCTGATAATCGCGTTGCGAATATCATCGACACCGCGGAACTGGGTTTCATTGCGGACACGAAAGTCGAACGTACCGGTATCAAGCTCGCCTGCGGGCATCTCAGCATGAAAGTCGGCTAGAGCTCTTCGGAAATCTCCCAGCGTTAGCCCGTACTCTGCGGCAAGATCGACATTAATGTTGACGTGCAATTCACGCTCGCGGCCGCCAAACAGCTGAGTGTTGGCGATCCCGGGAATTGTTTCCAGTTCTTCCTGGACTTCTTCCGCAAGTGTCTTGAGCGCTGCTTCGTCGAACCCTTTCGGTGCGGTCATGTTGACCAGCATTAGCGGTGTGTTCTCGAAGTCGATATCGGTGACCGATGGTTGAACTTCTCGGGCAACCGGCAAATCTCGTCTGATCTCGTCGACGAGATCCTTCACTTCGCCACGAGCTTGATCGGGGTCGACTCCATCGAGAAAGATAATCTGCGTGATACTCGATCCACGCATGCTCGTCGACGCAATGAAGTCGACGTTCTTCAGCTTTTGCAGCGCGTCTTCAATCTTGCTGGTGATCTGCTCTTCCACTTCCACCGGCTGGGCGCCAGGGTAGGGGACGGCCACCAGAACGACCGCTTTCGAGATAGCTGGAGTACGCTGCACAGGAATGTTGATAGCCACCATCACGACGGCCACCAACACAATGATGGTGCAAACAATCACAAAGCGAGGTTGTTCGATCGCGCCAGCGCTTAATTTCATGTGCGTCGTCCTTCGCCTAGTTGCCGGTACGATCAGTATCGAGGCGCGAAACTTCCGCCATCGGAGGAATCTCCGACAATTGGGAAGCCTCGGTCGACGTAGTATCCATCCCGCTCATAATCTCCAGAGGTCGACCTTCAACGAGCCGATGTTGTCCTTGAACAATCAGCAGCTCATGGTTCTTCGGAAGGTCGGCGAGCACAAAATTGCGCCCCTGCTCGATATAGCTTGGGATCTCGATGCGGTGGGCCACATAGTTTGGGACTTCCGCGACATCCATGCCGGCAAAGTCGACCGTCGACGTCGCTTGATCTGGGGCCATCTGGGCAAAGAAGATACTCGCAACGCGGTCGTTGAATACGACGCTTTCGACAGGGATTTGAAAACCGTCGATTTCACGAATTACGAAGTCTGCTTTGCCAACGACCCCTGGTTTGAGAAGTCGCTGCGAATTGTCGAGCAGCACTTCGACCTCGAACAAGCCATTGCGGTTGCTAACCGTTTCCGCGATTTGATAAACGGTTCCTTGCAGGATGGTATCGGATTCCAAATTGGACGAAGTGTCGAAACGACGTACGTAAACTTTAAAGTCAGACGTCGGATCGGGCTTGCCGGCAGCAGTGTTGGGCTGGGCGGTTCGACGCGTCTCGTTAAACTGTTTCTGGATGGCGATAATCCGCGATTCCGGAACGCCAACGGTAAGCAAAACTTTGTCGACTTGGACCAACTCAAAAGCAGGCTGATGAAGATTGATCGATTCACCAGCGTTAACCATTCGGGCGGAGATGACGCCATCGACGGGGGAAATCAGCTGGGCATCTTCCAGGTTCTTTTCGGCGATATCTTTCATGGCCTTCGCCACTGCCAAGGTTTGCGTTGCCGTTTGAAACGCCGTCTGGGTTACGGCTCCAGCACTTCGTTCACGTAGATTGACCAGTCGTTGGTATTCTGTCTGGGCGTTCTCAAGATTGGCGTTCGCTTCTTCGCGCCGAGCTATCAAGATCCGCGTATCGAGTTGCGCGAGTACCTGTCCCGCTTTGACCCTATCGCCGATGTCCAAAGGTCGCCCCGATTCATTGGTACCAAGCGATTCAATTCGCCCGGCCAATTGAAAGGCAAGCGAGAATCGCTCGAGCGGTTCGATCGTGCCAGCATAGCTATCGATGATTTCAATCCGCTGTCGCGTCAGCGGTTGAACGGTCACCGGGGCAAGCGTGTCAGCGATCGACTCCTCGGAATCGATTGGTTTGACCTCGGCCCCAAAATCGTTGCGGCCCCCGCTGACGTACATCACCGCGAGTGCAAAAAGGGTGACGACGAACAGTCCGATGACTTTCCCGACCCGCCGTTTCATGAGAATTCCGCGCTGTTTTGTGAAAAGTGTTAGTTTCGACTCGTTGGCTTACCGCAGTTATTCGCCATCCGTTTCGAAAAATTTAGCATACTAACCAGATCGTATTTCACCGCAATTTTAGCCGCAAGGCAAAATGGACGGATTGTCCATTTATCTTAATCTAAGACACCGCAGGCTCTCAAAACCTGCAACATCTTTTGCGGGGAATGGTCTCGTACTAGCAGCTTTTTCTGCGAGGCGGTCGCACCGGAAATGATCTCTAACTGGGCGTTCTTCACGCCCCAGGCTTTGCGCAGAAAGGTCAGGATGGCCTTGTTGGCTTTCCCTTTTTCAGCAACTTCGGTTACGCAGACCTTCAATGCGCCATGCTGGATGCCACGAAATTCATTTTTTCGGGCACCTGGCTGAGCCTTCAAATCGATGAGACATCCTTCGGCATGGGGGACGATATTAACGTCCACCGTCGACACCCTCGAAGAGCGTCGATCCGACACGAACCATCGTGGCTCCTTCGCGGATCGCCAGATCGAAGTCGTGGCTCATTCCCATAGAAAGTTCGCCCAGCGAGATGTTGTCGGGGCAATTGCTTTGCAGTTGGTCCCGTAACTGTCGAAGGGAAGCGAAGTCTTTCTGGGCCTGATCACGGCCACCATCCAACGATGCCATTCCCATCAAACCAACGATCCGCAAATTGCTCAACGCGGCAATTTGTCGCAGGGCTGGTTCGATCTCGTCTGGTGGAAATCCATGCTTGGCAGAATCGCCAGAAATGTTGACTTCAATCAACGTTCGTAATGGAGCATCGGCGGTCCAATCATCGTTGGCGGCTTTCAACAAACGCAAGCTATCCCCTGAGTGCAGCACGGAAAGCAAGGGGACCGTCCGCTTCGTCTTGTTTCGCTGCAAGTGGCCGATCATGTGCCACGCAGGCGAAACATGGGACATCGCTTCCGCTTTGTTCCACAACTGTTGTGGACGGCTTTCGCCTAGATCGTGACACCCTAAGTCGAACAGGGCCTGGGTGGTTTCGATGTCCACGTACTTGGTGACACCGATCAGCAAAACATCGTCAGGCGTTCGGCCTGAGGCTTTCGCCGCGTCCGCGATGACCATTCGGACACGGTCCAAGTTTTCACGCAGTCGCGTTTGCATGGGGCAGGTTCACAGGCGTTACGAAGCTTCGACTTCCAATAGTTTCTCGATATCGCCGTTCTCGTCAAATCGAGCCACGAGCGTTTCTGAGATCAGATTCACCCCCAGGAACGTCCGACTGGCTTTTTCCGTCAACGAGCGATAGAACGCCCAATGTCCGGTTCCTGTTTGCACGCGATAGGCAACCGCTTGATCGCGAGCCTGAATCACGAGTTTTTCGGCAACCGTCAGCTGACGCCATGTGAGCGGCTTGCCTTGTCCCTTTTTGGACAAGTCGAAGAACATCGGGGCTACGAGTCCACGGCCGCTGCCGGTTTGCTGAAGAGAAAGCTTCTCGTCGACGACACCAATCTTGCCGAGCGACGTATCGCTTTGCCATTCGTTTATGCCGACAGGAAGTAGCGTGACTTTGGACTTGGGAAGCTCGATGAAAACTTCGTTCGTTTCCGCAGGCGTCCCGAGACTCGCGTGTGAAACGACGGGAGGCTGGGCCTGATATTGGATCTTATCGGCTGGCTTGTCCAGAATGACGGTATCCATCGCCCAGAGGAATTTGTCTTCGCGGCCGAGGAAGAAGAGCCGTTGAAGCTTGACGCCTCCGGTCCATTCCTGTTCCAGCTCGACATAGTCACCGTCGTCATCGGTCTGCCAGCCAACTTGTTCCCACGTGTTGGTCGGGGCGATTACTTCGCCGTCGATCAAGATCGTCGTATCCCACGTACCGCTAAGAACAATATCACCACGCGATTCCAGTTCGACGATCAATGGTTCCAAGTCGTGCCGAATCGCGAGGCTAGGACTGTTGCGATGCCAGTCCGTGCGAAGGTAGGCGACCTGACTCCACGCCGATTCGTAGCTGGGGTAGGGCAAGTGAAGATCGGAAGTCTTGCGATCGCCCTTGGGTAAAACCAATTCAGCAACGATCGCGTCGTCTTCATCCTTACCGACAGTTACCGCAGTCTTCATCAGATGGCGGTTATACGCACTGGACAGTCCGTGCGAAAGCGTTTGCGTTCCGTCCAAGCGGGTAAAACGTAACGCATGCCGAACCATCCATTGATACTGCGTGACTGCGTCTTTCGACAGCCGAACGCCATCGACATGCTTGGTCATCACGATCGAACGTGTCCAGCACGCCAATAAAGCACGGAGGTGCAATAGCTGGTCGACTTTAGGAAGGCCTTCGCCGTCGGTCAACGCTTGCATCCCTTCATCCAGAACCGCCACGGCAGGCTTCGCCAACTGTTGGCATGCTTTCAGTTCCGGGAAAACGAATGCCAAAGTTAGCGGCAATTCGCCGGCAAGCCCTTGCTCGAAGATCTTGTTCTCGAAGTTTGTCGCGGCCGCGTCGGTGGCGTGGCTCATGATCTTGTCGAGCAATTGCCACCATAATTCGCTACTGCACACCGAGGCCAAGTTGGGCAATGCGTGCGTGACGGCAAGAACTTCCAGCACCAGGTTTCGTTCCGAGATGCGGCGTTCCAAGTCACTGAGCCAGGCTTCCAACTGCTTGACTATTTGCGAAGTTGGCATGGTTCGACCTGCGGCGATACTTCCGAGCGTTTCCAGAAGCGGCAACGTACGCGTATCGAGCGTTTCGTCAGCGAAAAGAGCCCACGCCAGGGGAGCCGATTTCTTGCCAGAGACGAGCGATTGTAACGTCGCTCGGGAATCTCGCTTGCTAAGGTATTCCTTCCAAGCGGCCCAATCTTTCAGTTCGATTCCGTAGGCCGCTCCTTTCGAGAGCTTGGCCCAAGCTGGGATTCCGGCTGGCATGGTGGCTTGCTCGTCCTTGCTGCGGGTACTGATATCCGTGGCCATGGCTTCCATCAAGCGAGAGTATGTTAGAATGAGATTGTTCGCGAGAGTCACTCAAAAATGACTGTCACGCGAGATAGACCATCTTAGCAACGTGGGGGAACTTTGACGCCCCCCTAGGTCCCCTTTTCCGCCGAGTTTTGCCATGGCTACGACTATCCGTAACGATCGCACCGTTTTCTGGATGCTTCTTGCAATGCTCGCCGCTTGCGGGATGTTAACATCGCCCCTGTCGGCCCAAGAGGAATCGCCTGCCGACCCGGCCGCAGAGCAGCCAGCCGAAGGGGATTCAGCAGAAGCAGAGCCAAGTAAGCCGGCCGAAGATAAAACCGCTGAGGAAAGTGAAACGGCACGAAAAGGAGCTATTCGCAAACTGATGCCCAACATGCCGGTTTGGATCGATTCCAAGCGGAAGATGGTCATTATGGATGGCGAGATTTGCCTGAGAAAAGGCTCGTTGGAAATGTTCGCGTGTCTCCGTGGCACGAAGGAGCATGAGTCGGTCGTTGCTGTTGCCACCGACGCTTACGTAGTGCATGCCGCACTACTTGCGATTGGCGCGAAAGATGGTGACCCGGTTCAGTTTGACCCGGAGTACCAACCACCCTCTGGCGAAACGATTGATGTTTTAGTTCAGTGGAAAGATGACAACGGCAAAGTTCAGACGCGCAAAGCTCAAGATTGGGTACGTGACGCGCGGAACAAAAAAGTGATGACCTACGACTGGGTTTTCCCCGGCAGTTACTTTTGGAAAGACGTCACTCTGGAAGCAGTGCAGAAGGCCAAAGAAGAAGGCATCGATCCTGATACGCTACCAGGCAAGATGGTCTATGCGGCGGAGGGGGGCGAACTGATCTGCGTGAGCAACTTTAAGTCGTCAATGATGGACTTGCCGGTTCCCAGTACCGACGCCAATAACGATCTTTGGTTCGAGGCATTTACCGAGAACATTCCCAAGGAAGGCACGAAAGTCCGTCTCTTTCTGATTCCACGAAAAGAAAAGGACGACAAGGATTCGGCCGAAAACAAAGCTGCGGATTCCAAAAAGGCGAAACCGGCTGTGGATTTGAACGATCCGATGTTAGAATTGCCGGAGTTCTCACCCGGCGCCGAAGAATAAAATCACGAAGACGGTGGCCATGGAGTTGACGACCGTCAGTAGCGAAAGCCAGAACGCGAGCGATACCATCCATTGCCCGCGATTCGTCAGACGGCCTAGTCGAATAGATTTCAAATCGTTCGCTGCGAACACCAAAGTCGGCAGGCAGATGATCCACGACACCAGCCAACCGAAGAAGCCGACAAGCCAGCCTGCGTCGGTCCAGTAAATTCGCGAGACCGGCAGCGCACTGGCGACAAAGCCGATGATCGCCATGCACAGCAAAAGCACCCCAGTCGGATTGCCCACCGTTTCGTAAGCACCGCGATAGTCGACAGGTGCTTGGGCATCCGCTTCTTTTCCTTCTGGTTCCGCATCGGCAAACTGATGCGCCCCCTCGGTCAATTCCGGCTTCTTAACGTCGTCGATCTTGAGAGGGCGATTCGATGTCATAGCATTACCAGAGTCTTGGGGGAGCGGCTTGCCTAATCCAATTTGCCAATGCGGCAGTGCTTCAACATCTCTTCGGCAGTGCTGATGTAACTGGTGTAGAACGGGCCAAACTCCGCGTATCGCGCACTCGCTTCGTCGAAACGCATCTTGTAGACGATATCCTTCAGATACTCCGGATTGCGAGCCCACAGCGTGACGCCCCATTCCCAGTCGTCGAAGCCAACGCTAACGGTGATCAACTGCGAGACTTTCCCGGCAAACTGCATTCCGCTTTGGGCATGTTCGGCCATCAGCGCGTTGCGAGCCGAGAACGGAAGCAAGAACCAGTTTTCGCCGACTTCCCGCTTCTTGTTCATCGGGTAGAAGCATGTCGCAGGGTAGGGGGGGAAGTCTGGCGTCAGACGCTGATTGTTCATCATCGGTAAACGCTTTGCGTAGGCGTTCACTTTTGCTTCGTAGGAAGGAGAGTCTTTCTCTTCCCCTTCGCGAATCAATCGTTCGGCATACTGTTCGATGGAAGGAACGTATTCCGAAATCTCTGTGACCGAAACGAATGAGTAGGTGGCCTGAATCGCTGGCCCCAGACTGCTTGCCAACAGACGCTGGTGGACCGAATCGATCACCAACGGGTCAGGATCCATCAGCATCAATGCAAAATCAGCTTTGTGACCACTGACGATTGAGACCTGAAGCCGTTGCGGATTGCCTTCCGTTTCCGGATTCAAAATGTCAATCAATTCCTTCGCCCCGGCCGACAGTTCTTCCGGCGAATAGCCCGTCAGCATGGCTCGATCGAACGCGTAATAGAAATGACTACAATGCCAGCCTTCGGTAGGGATGATCGAGGGCTCAGGAAGCGGCGTGGAACCGGGGCGGCCGTGGCTCATGAAATAGACTTCTTTCGAGGAACGAAACAGCAGGTACCAAAGAAGTCAGTCTAGCAAATCCAGGAAGCGGGTCGAAGTGGTGGAAAGGGAACGCACGCAATGCCAACGTACCAAGGACACCGTTAGGTCCGCTCCCCGGCATTAATTTCCCTTACTTGCGGGGCTTGGGGGCTGCGGAGTCGTCCAGATCGCGGCACAATCGCTCGAACGATTCCCTGGTCAGGTTGATGTCGTCGTTTTCGCGAGAGTTGCCGGAGGCCTGATAGCGTTCGATCGATACGCCTTGCCTGTCGACGTTTACCTCGTAATAACGCCGCGAGTTGCCATCTGTCGATGGCGTTTGTGAACGGATTTGAATTTGGCTTTCGCGCGGATCTCGTTCAATGATCGCCAACGGTTCCAACAGGTAGTCGACACGGCGAACCAGGTTTTCCGCAACGTCACTTGCCGCTTCATCGCTTTTGGCCTCGTTGAATCGGTAATCGATTTGGCGGGTCGATACGCCCACCTTTTCGACCGTCAGGTCGGTGGCTGAGACCTTTCCCTGGTTTAGCGCCGTTTCGAACTTCCTGTTCGGCGCTGGATGGTTATCCAGGCATTGTCTTAAGTCTTGAGGTCTTATTTCCTGAGTCATCTCTTTGCCCTCCTTTTGTTCGGAATGAATGGTTATCAGGTGGCCAGCGGATGCATTCAATCGCTGGCGATTGCGGGTTATTTGTTCTACGAATCGGTTTCCATTTTGGTGCATTCGTGGTGCGTCCCGTCCCAGCTCAAAAGCACTTCCTGCTCGTCGAGCACCGATTGAATATGGACCGGTCGCTTCCACAGGGTATACATGTTGGTCAACGTATCGCGGGCATAATCCATCTTCAGCTCTATCCCGTGATGGCGGTGCGTCAGCAACAGTTCGCCCCGGTTCTTGTAATTGCCATCCGTCACGAAGATCTCCGGCCGTCCCATGTTCGTCAGGCTGAACAGCAACTGCTGTTTCACTTTGGGGAACTCACGGCTTTCGATTTCGTAATACTCAGTCGAATCGTTGTAACCGAACTGAAACATCTTGTAGCGACGACAGAAGTCGAGCGTAAAGAATTCGTCGATGAACGTCAGGTCGTTATGAATCCGACGGACCTCGAAGATCTTCTCACGGCCTTGGCCGATTTCGGTGTTCCAGTTGCGGCGTGCCTCGAAATCGTCGCAGTCTTCATAATCCTGGCCGAAGCAGCCTCGATTCCAGCGGTCCTCGATATCGCGTAGCAGTTCCAAACCAAGCTTGTAAGGGTTCAATCGGGTTGGACTACTCGCGAGCGTGCCCGAGGTGTGATCGGCATAATTAATGACTTCCGATGCATGCAGTCCGTGCCGCGTCATGATGGTCGAATGCCAATAGGTGGCCCAACCTTCATTCATGATCTTGGTTTGTCCCTGCGGTGCGAAGTAATACGCTTCGTCACGAATCATTGACAGAACGTCGAGTTGCCATGGTCGGAGAGGGGCGTACTGCAGCAGGAACAGCATCACATCTTTCATCGGTTCGTCCGGAACCGGAATCGCTCGGGCTGGCCGCGGGGCTTCGTCATCCTCAGAAGGTTTCTTCCGCGGATTGATGAAGTTGTCCATATAACCCTTGGCCGGCAGTTTGAAACTGGGCGCCATTTCGGCCGGGGCATCATCGTCCGTGTTCGAGCTGAATTTGTATTTGTCGGCCCCTCGATATCGCTGGATGAATGGCGAGTGAATATCGATCAGGTCTTCAATGCTCAGACACGCATCGATAAAGTTCTCGACTTCGCTTACGCCGAAACGATTCATATAGCGACGAATGCGGTTGCCATGGTTCGCCATCTGATCGATCATCTTTCGGTCGGTCTGGCTGAACCATTGATTGCATTTGAAAAAGTCGCAGTGCCCATACACGTGAGCCATCACCAGCTTGTGATCGGCGTAGTGGTTGCTCGAAAGCAGATAGGCATAGCAAGGATTGTTGTTGATGACCAGTTCATAGATCTTCTGTAGGCCGTAGTGATATCCCTTCGATAGGCGTTCGAACTCCATCCCGAACCGCCAGTGCGGGTAACGAGTCGGGAAGCCACCCATCGCAGCAATCGCGTTCAGCTGCTCGACGTCAACCAGTTCAAAGATCGTGGGGAAGAAGTCCAAACCGTAATCGAGTGCATGTTGCTCGATTTCGATTTGCACTTCCGCCAGTTCTTCCGGCAGATTCGCGAAGCTTCGATGCGTAATGGGCATGGGGTTCCTCCCTGTGAATCCGGGACGTTTTCGACAAAGTGCCATGCCCTCTTCTTCGTGTGCACGTCGCTTGAAAAAACACGCCTACGAAGACGACGGCATGACCCCCGGTCTTTCTTTTCCAGCTGAGTAGACCGCTAATCCAACTCCTCGACGACGAACTTGTTTTCCGACAACGAACCGATCACATCCCACAGGCGTGGAAAGTCACGACGTAACTGCTTTTTGGCTCGCTCGATTGCTTCTGCGGCTGTTTGGCAGACAACGGTGATCTGGTTGTGTCCGACACGTACTAAGTAGGTGTGCGGAGCATCCGGATTGAAATCAGCGGTCGACATAGGGAAACACCTCAAGGGGGATGGTTACTTGCCTTTACCGAGGAACTGCTTGATCGAGTCGTAAATCGCATCCTTGTCTTCGATATGAGACAAGATCAGCTTCTCGTGGTTCTTGCCAAATTGGTTGACGAGCGATTTCATGTATTCGCCGCTGCCGTAAGGGCTTTCGACTTGGCCGTAGCAAAACAAGTTGCATGCTGGAATCAGGACCGAGTCGAGCATCTTCATGCAGTTGCGGTTGTCTTCGCCCCAGTTGTCGCCATCGGAAAATTGGAAGCAGTAAATGTTCCACTCCGACGTCGGGAACTCTTTCTCCAAGATCTGCTGGGCAACTTTATAGGCGGAACTAATCCGCGTGCCGCCACTTTCACGGGTGTGGTAAAATGTGTTCTCGTCGACTTCTTTCGCCCCGGCATCATGGATCACATAGCGACGTTCGACGCCTTTGTACTGACTTCGCAGCCACGTATCGATCCAGAACGCTTCGGTGCGAACGATCTCTTTCTGGTCGTCCGTCATCGAGCCCGAAACGTCCATGATGTAAATAATCGCAGCGTTTGCTTCTGGCTGCGGAATGCTTGTCCAGCTGCGATAACGTGTATCTTCGCGAACTGGAATGATGATCGGGTTCTTCGGGTTGTAAACGCCTGAGGCAATTTGCCGACGCAGTGCTTTCACATAGGTCCGGCGGAAGTGACGCAACGACTCTGGCCCGGTCGAGCGGATGCTGTCGTATCGATTTTTGTATTGAGAGATGTTGGCATCTCCCTTTGGCTCAATCTTAGGGAGCTCCAGTTCGTCTCCCAGCATTGCAGCCAGTTCTTCCAGCGGTACGTCAACTTCCAGGATATGACGACCTGCTTCGTTGCCTGCCTGACCGGCTCCGTCGCCATCGTCTCCCTTACCGACGGGGTCGCCGACGTCGCCATCGCCTTGGCCGACGCCCCCTTTGTTTTTTCCATACTTGAAGTGAGGTACATCCAAGCTGGGGACCGGAATGCTAACGAGATCCTTCCCCTTCCGGCCGATCATTTCGCCGTGGGTGATGTACTTCCGAAGATTATCACGAATCCGACCGCGAACGATCTCGCGGAAGCGGTGGACGTCGCGATCAATCTTCAAACCCATGGTACTTCTCCTTGCTTACGCTCCGAGGGTGAAGGTTACGCCAACAACGCTCGTGGAAGCGTCCCGTAGGCTTCGTGTGTCGCAGATCATGAAGCAACACTTGGCATCCGACACGCGGGTCCTACGGTGGGGATGCTATCCCCAGTTCCATACTTGGTTGTTACGTTGAGTGTGCTTACTTAGTCGGTCACATCCCCTCGGGCGAAGATGCTGGCGACGAAGCTGAGCACGTCCGTGGCGCTTTCGTCGTCGTAACCGTGATCGCGGATGAGTCGTTGTTTGACCACGTCAATCTTTTCCTGCGTCTCCTGATCGATGACGCTGGAAACGAGGCTCGTCAGCTTGATCGAGTCTTTCTGGTCTTCGAACAACTTCAGTTGGAGTGCTTTGTACAGACGCTCGTTGGTCTTGTAGTCAAACTTCTTGCCGTCGATCGACAATGCACCGATATAGTTCATGATCTCGCGGCGGAAATCATCTTTGCGGCTATCGGGAATGTCGATCTTCTCTTCGATCGAACGCATCAACCGTTCATCCGGCTCTTCGTATTGGCCGGTGAATTTATTCTTCACGCGTTCCCGCTGAGTGTACGCTTTGACGTTGTCGATGTAGTTGGCACACAGACGAGCCATCGCATCTTCGTCGGCGGCGATCGCACGCTGAACTTCGTTTTTGACGATGTTCTCGTACTCTTCCTTGACCACCTCGAGGAGCTGGCGGTAGTGCCCCCGCTGATCCTCGCTGGTGATCAAGGAATGGTTGCCGAGACCCGACTCGAGCTCGTTCAACACCATAAATGGGTTGATCGAAGTCGCGTCGGGATGTGCGACCAAGGCGTTGGAAATCTTGTCTTGCACATACCGCGGCGAGATCCCTTGCATCCCTTCGCGTGTGGCTTGCGATTTCAACTCTTTGATGTTTTCTTCGGTAAAGCCTGGCAGGCTTTTGCCGTCGTACAGTTTCAATTTCTGCAGGAGCGTCAAGCTGGCGTTCTTCGGTTCTTCCAGCCGTGTCAAAACGGCCCACATCGCCGCCATTTCAATCGTATGCGGTGCGATATGTTTCCCTTTGACTTTCTCGTTGTTGTAGTCCTTCTCGTAGATCTTCACTTCGTTGGAAAGCCGCGTGACGTACGGTACATCGATCTTGACGGTACGATCACGCAACGCTTCCATGAATTCGTTGTTCTGCAGTCGACGATATTCCGGCTCGTTCGTATGCCCGAGAATCACTTCGTCGATATCCGTTTGAGCGAACTTCTTCGGTTTAACTTTGTGTTCCTGGCTCGCACCTAACAGGTCGTACAAAAACGCCACGTCCAACTTCAGTACTTCGACAAACTCGATAATCCCGCGGTTGGCAACGTTGAACTCGCCGTCGAAATTGAACGCCCGCGGATCACTGTCGGTCCCATATTCGGCGATCTTGCGGTAGTTGATGTCGCCGGTCAGTTCGGTCGAGTCTTGGTTCTTCTCATCCTTCGGCTGGAACGTACCAATGCCGATGCGGTCTTTCTCGCTCAAGATCACACGGCGAACGCGGACATCTTGAATGACTTTGGTCCAATCCCCACCATGGCGAGCAAGGCTGTCCATGTAGTGGAACCGGCAGAAGGGGCAAAGCTCGCCGCTGATGTTGATCGGATAGTCGGCCAGCGCGCTCGATTCCTGGTACTGGGCGACAACGTCCCGGCGGAACTCTTCGGGGATCAAGTGCAGCGGCTCTTCGTTCATCGGGCACCAATGAATGGCCGCTGGATCGTCCGGGTTATCAGGATCGATCCAACCGAGCGAATAGACGGCACCTTCGTCGAGCGTCGAGTACCGTTCGATCC is a window of Bremerella sp. TYQ1 DNA encoding:
- a CDS encoding YggS family pyridoxal phosphate-dependent enzyme, whose translation is MQTRLRENLDRVRMVIADAAKASGRTPDDVLLIGVTKYVDIETTQALFDLGCHDLGESRPQQLWNKAEAMSHVSPAWHMIGHLQRNKTKRTVPLLSVLHSGDSLRLLKAANDDWTADAPLRTLIEVNISGDSAKHGFPPDEIEPALRQIAALSNLRIVGLMGMASLDGGRDQAQKDFASLRQLRDQLQSNCPDNISLGELSMGMSHDFDLAIREGATMVRVGSTLFEGVDGGR
- a CDS encoding SpoVR family protein, coding for MPITHRSFANLPEELAEVQIEIEQHALDYGLDFFPTIFELVDVEQLNAIAAMGGFPTRYPHWRFGMEFERLSKGYHYGLQKIYELVINNNPCYAYLLSSNHYADHKLVMAHVYGHCDFFKCNQWFSQTDRKMIDQMANHGNRIRRYMNRFGVSEVENFIDACLSIEDLIDIHSPFIQRYRGADKYKFSSNTDDDAPAEMAPSFKLPAKGYMDNFINPRKKPSEDDEAPRPARAIPVPDEPMKDVMLFLLQYAPLRPWQLDVLSMIRDEAYYFAPQGQTKIMNEGWATYWHSTIMTRHGLHASEVINYADHTSGTLASSPTRLNPYKLGLELLRDIEDRWNRGCFGQDYEDCDDFEARRNWNTEIGQGREKIFEVRRIHNDLTFIDEFFTLDFCRRYKMFQFGYNDSTEYYEIESREFPKVKQQLLFSLTNMGRPEIFVTDGNYKNRGELLLTHRHHGIELKMDYARDTLTNMYTLWKRPVHIQSVLDEQEVLLSWDGTHHECTKMETDS
- a CDS encoding DUF167 domain-containing protein, which encodes MKAQPGARKNEFRGIQHGALKVCVTEVAEKGKANKAILTFLRKAWGVKNAQLEIISGATASQKKLLVRDHSPQKMLQVLRACGVLD
- the hemQ gene encoding hydrogen peroxide-dependent heme synthase produces the protein MSHGRPGSTPLPEPSIIPTEGWHCSHFYYAFDRAMLTGYSPEELSAGAKELIDILNPETEGNPQRLQVSIVSGHKADFALMLMDPDPLVIDSVHQRLLASSLGPAIQATYSFVSVTEISEYVPSIEQYAERLIREGEEKDSPSYEAKVNAYAKRLPMMNNQRLTPDFPPYPATCFYPMNKKREVGENWFLLPFSARNALMAEHAQSGMQFAGKVSQLITVSVGFDDWEWGVTLWARNPEYLKDIVYKMRFDEASARYAEFGPFYTSYISTAEEMLKHCRIGKLD
- a CDS encoding YdjY domain-containing protein; protein product: MATTIRNDRTVFWMLLAMLAACGMLTSPLSAQEESPADPAAEQPAEGDSAEAEPSKPAEDKTAEESETARKGAIRKLMPNMPVWIDSKRKMVIMDGEICLRKGSLEMFACLRGTKEHESVVAVATDAYVVHAALLAIGAKDGDPVQFDPEYQPPSGETIDVLVQWKDDNGKVQTRKAQDWVRDARNKKVMTYDWVFPGSYFWKDVTLEAVQKAKEEGIDPDTLPGKMVYAAEGGELICVSNFKSSMMDLPVPSTDANNDLWFEAFTENIPKEGTKVRLFLIPRKEKDDKDSAENKAADSKKAKPAVDLNDPMLELPEFSPGAEE
- a CDS encoding efflux RND transporter periplasmic adaptor subunit; this translates as MKRRVGKVIGLFVVTLFALAVMYVSGGRNDFGAEVKPIDSEESIADTLAPVTVQPLTRQRIEIIDSYAGTIEPLERFSLAFQLAGRIESLGTNESGRPLDIGDRVKAGQVLAQLDTRILIARREEANANLENAQTEYQRLVNLRERSAGAVTQTAFQTATQTLAVAKAMKDIAEKNLEDAQLISPVDGVISARMVNAGESINLHQPAFELVQVDKVLLTVGVPESRIIAIQKQFNETRRTAQPNTAAGKPDPTSDFKVYVRRFDTSSNLESDTILQGTVYQIAETVSNRNGLFEVEVLLDNSQRLLKPGVVGKADFVIREIDGFQIPVESVVFNDRVASIFFAQMAPDQATSTVDFAGMDVAEVPNYVAHRIEIPSYIEQGRNFVLADLPKNHELLIVQGQHRLVEGRPLEIMSGMDTTSTEASQLSEIPPMAEVSRLDTDRTGN